In Camelina sativa cultivar DH55 chromosome 17, Cs, whole genome shotgun sequence, the genomic stretch ttttaaatttttttgggtggttattagtttttaattttgatcatgccacaacacaaatatttttaacttaataTGACCATCAGCCATACATAACGTTTGGCCACATTTCTCTCCCATGTGCTCTTTACTCCGTTTCTCATCTACttcatattttacatttataaattaCATACAGTGGTAGACTAGAAGTGTTAGCTGGTACACATTTATTACTGCATGAGATTTGAGTTTATCTATCAAActacttttgacttttttttttttttttttttttttttttttttttttttNNNNNNNNNNNNNNNNNNNNNNNNNNNNNNNNNNNNNNNNNNNNNNNNNNNNNNNNNNNNNNNNNNNNNNNNNNNNNNNNNNNNNNNNNNNNNNNNNNNNtttttttttttttttttttttttttttttttttttttttttttttttttttttttttttttaacatacttcatcattaaaaagttttaaaaagttttacaaggCAAAAAGCCCATGACGGCCACAGGCCCAGAACAACCTAGTTAAGGTGGATTGAAAGTTAGCTTACCGTGACACTTACCTAACCGAGGGATTGTAATCCCGAGCAGGGTcgtaacaacaaaaaagatagCGACCTgcgaaaataaatattacaaaaacagaCTGAACCAGGTGATGAGCAAGGTTTGACCCGGAGATTGTGAGTAAGGAGCGGATGAGAGCGGTAGGAGACGAGATCGAATGATCGTCTTGATCTCCCTGATGATAACAGAGGCGGTTTTTGAACTGGAGGAATGGATGCGCTGATTGCGTTCTTTCCAAATCATATAGATCGAGGCTTGGAAAGCTAACTTGAGAATTGTAACCAAATTTGGATTCGAGGATACAGTATGCACCCATTGAAGGCAATGTATGAACTGAGATGGAGCTTGAAGACCCATCTTGTTGGTGAAGAACCGCCAAATTTCATTGGCGAAGTCACACTGAAAAAAGAGATGATTCCTGGTTTCTGGATGAGCGTTACAGAGAGTGCAGAGGACAGGTACGTTGAGGCCCCAGCTCCGCAGTCTGTCCCTAGTGTGTAGTCGATTCCACGCCACCACCCAACAAATGAACGCATGCTTCGGCACCCTGTGTTTAAACCACACTGACTTGTACCAGGGGACTTGAGGACCTTGGGGATTCAAGGCTGACCAAGTCTTCGCCATGGAGAACATGTGTGAGGGTGGATTCTGGTCTGGCTTCCAAAGATACGTATCTTCATGCTCACAGTGGAGCATGTCTCCAACTGGTGGCAGCGCATTTTTAAGAAGGATGATAATGGGGTTACGACTGCGGCTGGTAGTGAGCCACCAGTCTTGCCCCCGACCTGCATCCCTCACTACCGCCTGAAGGGGAAGACCAACAACCTGAGGTGCATTGGAACTAGCAATATCAAGGAGTGGTCCTAGACCAGTCCAATTATCATACCAAAAACTTGCTCTCTCACCCGACCCAATCTTGCATACGATGAATGGTCTAACAAGCGGTCTTAATCTGCACAGCTTCCTCCAAATCCAGCTTCCCGCGTTTGCAGGGTTGAGATCCCAGAAGTTTCTGTTTCTGATCTCGCATACTTCCTCCAAATCTCGCatacttttgacttttgagacATGAATACAGCTGTATTTTCAATATCACTATATGTTCATCATCATTACAGTGATAGGAGTTAGTTAATGTCGTCATTGCCTCTAATTGTATTTACTTCTTAGGTTATCTGATGAAAATAGTACAAGGAGGCCCGTTTTTGCGGAGATCCATGCTAAGCAACAAGACTGTTACTGCGCAGTGCCCACACAACCCCCGTATCCATAACCTCAGTTTCATCATTGTCTGTGGAAGTAGTCAACTGGTTTCAATTTGAACGGGAAACAGTTTGATGTGCTCCCTGGTCCATAGTCTTTGTTCAGTGCTACTTTTACTTTAAAAATCCTGATAAAAAAGAGTTATGTAAGTCTTGATCAGCTTTATATGCGAAACCCTCTGAACTCTCCAACTTATAAGAATATATCCTAAAACTTCATGACTATTAGACGAAATCGTCATACACTCAATACTTTGAATTACTCTAACTAAGAACAAACTTCTGCTGAAGTGAGACGTTTTCACTACGCATGCTAGATAAACATAGAAGCGAAACTGGTatcaatatatatgaaaatccTAATTGAAGAATATAATCAGTTCATGTTAAACAAGTTAGCAAAAGTGAGAATTACCCGAAGACTTTACAAAGCAGAAGCAGAGAGACAGATTTGAACAGATAGAGACTCTGCACAGAGTGAGTTTAATTCTTAGGTTCTATGGATTAGCTCTTGTGAAGAGAATTAGCGACTTGGTGTCTTTTGTTATTCTGGTCATAAAACATCCGTAACAGGCTCAGAAGATTTGAAATGACAAAGTTTTGTAAGTCTATGTGGCGTAATGCTCTGACCTTATATCAGCTATGCAATTGTATCTCTAGTTATGCATTAGAATTTTATCCCTTGCGACCTGGTCTCTCATCAAACCGTGTACATATCACATAAAATGTCTTCGTAAACTCAATTTCTGAAAATCGGAGacatcatattatattatacatgtcTAGATGAACAGTGATGAGTGGGGAGTAGATAAGTAAATAGTTCAGACTTGAGATACAGGGAAAAGATAGACTTTTTAAACAGTGACAACTATCTTCATTACAAGAATTTGTCGATGCTGGTTGCTAATGTGGTTTTGGACACAGCACCGATGATAGTATCCTTCTTCTCACCCTTGACAAAGATCATGATGGTCGGGATGCTTCTAACACCATACTGGCTAGGGGTTGAAGGAGACTCATCAGTGTTTAGTTTGTAGAACTTCATCTTCCCTGCGTACTGTCCTGCAAGTTCGTTGACAATGGGATCAATCATTTTGCAGGGTCCACACCATGGTGCCCAAAAGTCCACAAACACAGGCTCATCAGCCTTGAGAACAAGAGACTCCCATGTTGAATCATTGACCACTGGAACTGCATCGACCATATAGGCAAAAAAACACAACACTAAAGGTCACAATGGGTTTAGAATAAtgaacaaagagaaaacaaaaacaatgttaaGATGATGCTCCATGAGAGATAAAGCCACATGAGAAAACTTGCAACCAAAGTGCTACTGCTATATGCGCTAAGCatgaaatgaaacagaacaCGCTCTTTCATtaccccaaaaacaaaacaaaaatacaatccACAATTCCACATTACTTGCAATCAAATCAGTGTGTGTGATAAaccaaatacaacaaacaaccatCTAAGTTTCATACATATATGGCCACAGAAGAAGACGCACTTCCACTTTTTCTAACTTGTTCCAAGTTCAATACTTTTTCGAATTTCACAAGAGACCCACTAATGTAGTATACTAAACTCGGTCACAGAGACAAAGAGACGAATCAGAAACACGAATCCCATGAAAAGATAAGAAATTTGTGGAGGAAAAGGAGATAtaacaaagagaagagagagaggagagaacaTACTCCCAGTAGCAGTTTCCTGAGCTTCACAAATAACACCACCACCGCGTCGTTGTAATCGGGAAACCCTAGAAATCTTGGAGACTGATGATGACAGAGAAAGGCGAGTCCTCAATCCTCCCGATTCAGGTAACACAGAGAACATCTGTCGAGTAGAGAAAGAACCCGTCGGCGATGAACCGATTCTCATCTCTGACCGGAGAGAAATCGGCGGCCGGGAACTACACGTGAAAGCAGCCATCGAGtggtgtgagagagagaaggaggcaACACAcgatagatgatgatgatgattcgatTCTTGAGATTCTCCTTAATCCCCCAAAATGTAATCCTCTAATATTTTGGTTGGGCTTtgagacaaaaataaataaataataataaattatgaaaaaggaCAAAATGTGATTGTCAGATATAGAAGAAGCAGACGactgatttttaattaattttataatgatCTCTAAAAACACGGTTTAGAGCTAATTATTCTATCTAATATCCTCAGGTTAATACGATTATTGTTTTCTTGGCCCAAAACATAATACAAGTTCGAAGCCCATTGGGCCTTTAGAGAAGAataatgttttggtttttttttattagtgaCAACAAGTAAAAACACTGAATCGTCCTCGTCCATCATCATGACCACGCAAAAGGTTCATCAAGCTTACACTATATATCTCATAAACCATGCTTTCACTTTTCAGATTGAGAAGCAAGAGAGAAAGAATCTCTTTATGAGAGAATCTATGAACCCAAACGAAGAAACTCTAGCATCAGCCGCATATTTGATCTTCTCTAAAGTCAGTTCCACATTCTTGACCCGTTCCTCGAGTTGGACAGCTACTTTCTTCCTATCCAAGAAAAGTTCCTCGAGCTTTGACTCCAATAAGTCTAGCTTGAAGCCTGCCTTCGTCAGCTCGGT encodes the following:
- the LOC109130093 gene encoding uncharacterized protein LOC109130093 — encoded protein: MRDLEEVCEIRNRNFWDLNPANAGSWIWRKLCRLRPLVRPFIVCKIGSGERASFWYDNWTGLGPLLDIASSNAPQVVGLPLQAVVRDAGRGQDWWLTTSRSRNPIIILLKNALPPVGDMLHCEHEDTYLWKPDQNPPSHMFSMAKTWSALNPQGPQVPWYKSVWFKHRVPKHAFICWVVAWNRLHTRDRLRSWGLNVPVLCTLCNAHPETRNHLFFQCDFANEIWRFFTNKMGLQAPSQFIHCLQWVHTVSSNPNLVTILKLAFQASIYMIWKERNQRIHSSSSKTASVIIREIKTIIRSRLLPLSSAPYSQSPGQTLLITWFSLFL
- the LOC104754488 gene encoding thioredoxin M1, chloroplastic-like; amino-acid sequence: MAAFTCSSRPPISLRSEMRIGSSPTGSFSTRQMFSVLPESGGLRTRLSLSSSVSKISRVSRLQRRGGGVICEAQETATGIPVVNDSTWESLVLKADEPVFVDFWAPWCGPCKMIDPIVNELAGQYAGKMKFYKLNTDESPSTPSQYGVRSIPTIMIFVKGEKKDTIIGAVSKTTLATSIDKFL